A region of the Bacteroidales bacterium genome:
TATTAGTGTGTTAGTCTGTTAGGAAAAACTGATTCAATTCGAAATCAATTATTTATTGAATATCGTTGTAACAATTCATTGACTTATAATGTATAATCAACCGGTTTTGAATTGCACCATCTAAACCGCAGTTGTATTATGAGAAAGGCATTGGTTATACTTGTTTTGTCTGGCCTGTTTTTTTACGGCCATGGACAAACCCTGCCCAAAAACGACCCTTTGAAGCTCGACGCCGATTACTATCTTATGGATAAAGATTTTAAGAAGGCAATGAACAATTATCTGACTGTTTTAAAGACCGAACCGGATAACGCGGATATCAAATATAAGATAGGAATCTGTTACCTGAATTCCGAGAATGAAAAAGCAAAGGCAATTCCCTATTTGCAGGAAGCGTCGTTAAAAGTATCCGAAAAATACAACTCGAGTTCTTTCAAAGAAACGAATGCTCCCGTAGATGCATTTTTTCTGCTTGGCAGTGCTTACCGCATCAATAACCAGCTTGATGAGGCTATGAATGCTTACAGCAGCTACAAGAATTACCTTGATCCGAAAGATGATTACAACCTGAGTGTGGTTGATCAGTATCTTAAGAACTGTGAATATGCAAAAAGCATGAAAGAACACCCGGTTCAACTTACAACAGTTAACCTGGGGAGTCCTGTTAACACTGTTTCTGCCAATTACAATGCCATTATCTCGGGTGACGGGAAGACTCTTTTTTATACATCCCCTTCGAGACAGGGGTATGATATTTTCATGTGCACCCGGGTTGATTCTGCCTGGAGTTCTCCAAAACTGATGACATCAGCGCTCGGATCCAGCAAATATATGCTGACAACCGATTTGTCACGCGACGGTCAAACTCTGTTGCTGACTCTTGAAGATCCTTTAAATTCCGAAATTTATATAAGTCATCTTGCCAAAGGAAGATGGTCAAAGGCCGAGCCCCTGCCCAAGGAGATTAACAGCAAATACAATGAAACACATGCCAGCCTGTCGACTGACGGCAAAACGATCTTTTTTACAAGTGACCGCAAAGGCGGCCTGGGTGACCTGGATATTTATAAATCGGTGCTTGATGTGAAGGGTTCATGGGGAAAGGCAGAGAACCTCGGACCTGTAATCAATACCCGATATAATGAAGAAACACCTTTTATGGCCGAACAGGGCGACAAACTTTTTTTCAGCTCCGAAGGGCATGAGGGGATGGGGGGTTATGATATTTTTTATTATGATTTCAGTAATCCTGCTGCAGGAGTGGTCAACCTGGGATTTCCGCTCAATTCAACAGATAATGACCTGTTTTACATGCCTGTCGGTGATGGCATGACCGGTTATTATTCTCTTGCTGCCAGTGATGCCATAGGAGGCAGGGATATTTACAGGGTAACCGTGGAAGAAAGAGTGGGAGACGAGGAGAATGGGAGAGTGGGAGAAATGCTTGCGGAGGCAATACCTGACAGCGTCGTTCCGGAAGAGGCAAAACCTGACAGCGTCGCAGACCTGACAGCGTTTGCTACTGAAGAAAGAGTGGGAGACGGGGAGACGGGGAGAGTGGGAGAAGAATCTGAACAGGCAAAACCTGACAGCGTCGCAGACCTGACAGCGTTTACTCCGGAAGAAAGAGTGGGAGACGGGGAGACGGGGAGTGTGGGAGAAGCTTCTTCCATGGCATTTTCCTATAAAGTCCAGATCATGGCCCTTAAAAAACCTGTTGATTTTAAGAAATTCGATAATCTTTCCGGAGTTGTGGTTTCCTATCAGAATGATACCTGGTATCGTTACACGCTTGGCAATTTTAGTAACCGCAGCGAAGCTGAAGTTTTGCTGGGTGAGTTGGTCGCCAAAGGTTACCATGATGCTTTTATAAAAACAGAGGCTATTTTCCCGAAGTTCACGATACAAATTA
Encoded here:
- a CDS encoding SPOR domain-containing protein, which produces MRKALVILVLSGLFFYGHGQTLPKNDPLKLDADYYLMDKDFKKAMNNYLTVLKTEPDNADIKYKIGICYLNSENEKAKAIPYLQEASLKVSEKYNSSSFKETNAPVDAFFLLGSAYRINNQLDEAMNAYSSYKNYLDPKDDYNLSVVDQYLKNCEYAKSMKEHPVQLTTVNLGSPVNTVSANYNAIISGDGKTLFYTSPSRQGYDIFMCTRVDSAWSSPKLMTSALGSSKYMLTTDLSRDGQTLLLTLEDPLNSEIYISHLAKGRWSKAEPLPKEINSKYNETHASLSTDGKTIFFTSDRKGGLGDLDIYKSVLDVKGSWGKAENLGPVINTRYNEETPFMAEQGDKLFFSSEGHEGMGGYDIFYYDFSNPAAGVVNLGFPLNSTDNDLFYMPVGDGMTGYYSLAASDAIGGRDIYRVTVEERVGDEENGRVGEMLAEAIPDSVVPEEAKPDSVADLTAFATEERVGDGETGRVGEESEQAKPDSVADLTAFTPEERVGDGETGSVGEASSMAFSYKVQIMALKKPVDFKKFDNLSGVVVSYQNDTWYRYTLGNFSNRSEAEVLLGELVAKGYHDAFIKTEAIFPKFTIQIMAVPGPLVDMSAFSQLPEIFATRGTDHFCRYTTGEFGTKEEALISLNDIKEKFDGAFVTVVGW